A genomic region of Pseudomonas sp. KU43P contains the following coding sequences:
- the orn gene encoding oligoribonuclease, whose translation MQNPQNLIWIDLEMTGLDPDSDVIIEMATIVTDSELNTLAEGPVIAIHHSDEVLARMDEWNTRTHGASGLTQRVRESKVSMAEAEAQTIAFLEQWVPKGKSPICGNSICQDRRFLYRHMRSLENYFHYRNLDVSTVKELAARWAPDVRDSFKKGSTHLALDDIRESIAELRHYREHFIKV comes from the coding sequence ATGCAGAACCCACAGAATTTGATCTGGATCGACCTGGAAATGACCGGTCTGGATCCGGATAGCGACGTCATCATCGAGATGGCCACCATTGTCACCGACAGCGAGCTGAACACCCTGGCCGAAGGGCCGGTAATCGCGATCCACCACAGCGACGAAGTGCTGGCGCGCATGGACGAGTGGAATACCCGCACCCACGGCGCCTCGGGTCTGACCCAGCGCGTGCGCGAAAGCAAGGTCAGCATGGCCGAAGCCGAGGCGCAGACCATCGCCTTCCTCGAGCAGTGGGTGCCCAAAGGCAAGTCGCCGATCTGCGGCAACAGCATCTGCCAGGACCGCCGCTTCCTCTATCGTCACATGCGCAGCCTGGAAAACTACTTCCACTACCGCAACCTCGACGTCTCCACCGTGAAGGAGCTGGCTGCACGCTGGGCGCCGGACGTGCGTGACAGCTTCAAGAAGGGCAGCACCCACCTGGCGTTGGACGATATCCGCGAGTCGATCGCCGAACTGCGTCACTACCGCGAACACTTCATCAAGGTGTGA
- the tsaE gene encoding tRNA (adenosine(37)-N6)-threonylcarbamoyltransferase complex ATPase subunit type 1 TsaE — protein sequence MTLFLADEAATVAFGAKLAEVTGGHGVIFLEGDLGAGKTTLSRGLIRGLGHTGAVKSPTFTVVEPYEIGEVRAFHFDLYRLVDPEELEFMGIRDYFEGDPLCLFEWPQKGAGVLPKPDLTITISPQAGGRSLNLSPQGARGEAWCTALAEHNKQ from the coding sequence ATAACCCTGTTTCTGGCCGATGAAGCGGCCACGGTCGCTTTTGGCGCCAAACTGGCCGAGGTGACCGGCGGTCACGGCGTGATCTTCCTCGAAGGTGACCTGGGGGCTGGCAAGACCACCCTGTCTCGCGGCCTGATCCGTGGCCTGGGCCATACTGGTGCAGTGAAAAGCCCGACCTTTACCGTGGTCGAACCCTACGAGATTGGTGAGGTGCGTGCCTTCCACTTCGACCTGTATCGCCTGGTCGATCCGGAAGAGCTGGAGTTCATGGGCATTCGTGACTACTTCGAGGGCGACCCGCTGTGCCTGTTCGAGTGGCCACAAAAGGGTGCGGGCGTTTTGCCAAAGCCCGACCTGACCATTACCATAAGCCCCCAAGCGGGCGGACGCTCGCTGAACCTTTCGCCGCAGGGGGCTCGCGGCGAGGCCTGGTGCACTGCACTGGCCGAACACAATAAACAGTAA
- the rsgA gene encoding small ribosomal subunit biogenesis GTPase RsgA, whose product MAKRQLNRRQNWRIEKIQNERAARAAKREQHALQELEGGDLGPEQLGLVIAHFGVQVEVEAQDGEAAGQVFRCHLRANLPALVTGDRVVWRAGNQGIGVIVAQMPRSTELCRPNNHGQLKPVAANVDLIVIVFAPAPEPHPNLIDRYLVAAEHAGIRPLLLLNKADLIDEENGPGLHALLEVYRELGYPLLEVSAHHGDGMQRLQQMLDGHISVFVGQSGVGKSSLVNSLLPDAGTRVGDLSEWSGQGTHTTTTARLYHFPNGGDLIDSPGIREFGLGHVSRSDVEDGFIEFRDLFGTCRFRDCKHDREPGCALLKALEEGRIKPQRMSSYRSIIASLPEDSY is encoded by the coding sequence ATGGCCAAACGCCAGCTCAACCGCCGCCAGAACTGGCGTATCGAAAAAATCCAGAACGAACGCGCCGCACGCGCCGCCAAACGCGAACAGCATGCGCTGCAGGAGCTGGAGGGTGGCGACCTGGGGCCGGAACAACTCGGCCTGGTGATTGCCCACTTCGGTGTGCAGGTCGAGGTCGAGGCCCAGGACGGCGAGGCCGCAGGCCAGGTATTCCGCTGCCACCTGCGGGCCAACCTGCCGGCGCTGGTCACCGGCGACCGGGTGGTATGGCGTGCAGGCAACCAGGGCATTGGCGTGATCGTCGCGCAGATGCCGCGCAGCACCGAACTGTGCCGGCCGAACAACCACGGCCAGCTCAAGCCAGTGGCGGCCAACGTCGATTTGATCGTGATCGTGTTCGCGCCGGCTCCCGAGCCACACCCGAACCTGATCGACCGCTACCTGGTGGCCGCCGAGCATGCCGGCATCCGCCCGCTGCTGCTGCTGAACAAGGCCGACCTGATCGACGAAGAAAACGGCCCGGGCTTGCACGCCTTGCTCGAAGTCTACCGCGAGCTGGGATACCCGCTGCTGGAAGTCTCGGCGCACCACGGCGACGGCATGCAGCGCTTGCAGCAGATGCTGGACGGGCACATCAGCGTGTTCGTCGGCCAGTCGGGCGTGGGCAAGTCATCGCTGGTGAACAGCCTGTTGCCCGATGCCGGCACCCGCGTGGGCGATCTTTCAGAATGGTCCGGCCAGGGCACGCATACCACCACCACTGCGCGCTTGTACCACTTCCCCAATGGCGGTGACCTGATCGACTCGCCTGGCATTCGCGAGTTCGGCCTGGGCCATGTCAGCCGCAGCGACGTGGAAGATGGCTTCATCGAGTTCCGAGACCTGTTCGGCACCTGCCGTTTTCGCGACTGCAAGCACGACCGCGAGCCCGGTTGCGCGCTGCTCAAGGCGCTGGAAGAAGGCCGTATCAAGCCGCAACGGATGAGCAGCTACCGCTCGATCATTGCCAGCCTGCCGGAAGATAGCTACTGA
- a CDS encoding NAD(P)H-hydrate dehydratase, whose product MPQTKHPGHTPQLLTGMTVARLPARPVHAQKGDFGHVLVVGGDLGTGGAVLLAAEAALRCGAGLVSVATRTEHVAASLARLPEVMCQGVSSANQLMTPLERASVLVVGPGLGQAAWGRSLLSAVTNAERPQVWDADALNLLARTPLALPSASILTPHPGEAARLLGISTEAVQADRAGAARKLARRYASVCVLKGAGTLVADPVGKLALCERGHPAMAGAGLGDVLTGVLGALLAQGLDTWDAACLGVWLHACAGEHLGSKGRGLAASDLAPVIRELLEEHSACLG is encoded by the coding sequence ATGCCCCAGACCAAACACCCCGGTCACACCCCGCAATTGCTCACTGGCATGACGGTCGCACGCCTGCCTGCACGGCCTGTGCATGCCCAGAAAGGCGACTTTGGCCACGTGCTGGTAGTGGGTGGCGACCTCGGCACCGGTGGTGCAGTGCTGCTCGCTGCCGAGGCAGCGTTGCGCTGTGGTGCCGGTCTGGTCAGCGTGGCAACCCGCACCGAGCACGTTGCTGCAAGCCTTGCCCGCCTGCCGGAAGTCATGTGCCAGGGGGTGAGTTCGGCGAACCAGCTGATGACCCCGCTGGAGCGTGCATCGGTGCTGGTGGTGGGGCCGGGCCTGGGCCAGGCGGCCTGGGGGCGCAGCTTGCTGTCGGCGGTGACCAATGCCGAGCGGCCGCAGGTATGGGACGCTGATGCGCTCAACCTGCTGGCGCGCACGCCACTGGCCCTGCCCAGCGCCAGTATTCTCACCCCGCACCCGGGGGAGGCAGCGCGTCTGCTGGGTATTTCCACCGAGGCGGTGCAGGCCGACCGCGCCGGCGCCGCACGCAAGCTGGCGCGGCGCTATGCCAGCGTGTGCGTGCTCAAGGGCGCCGGCACCCTGGTCGCCGACCCAGTGGGCAAGCTGGCGCTCTGCGAGCGCGGCCATCCGGCGATGGCCGGGGCGGGTCTGGGCGATGTGTTGACCGGCGTGCTCGGTGCATTGCTGGCCCAAGGGCTGGATACCTGGGATGCCGCATGCCTTGGGGTATGGCTGCACGCCTGTGCGGGCGAGCATCTGGGGAGCAAAGGTAGAGGCTTGGCGGCCAGTGATCTGGCGCCGGTCATTCGTGAGTTGTTGGAGGAGCATTCTGCGTGTCTGGGATAA
- a CDS encoding trimeric intracellular cation channel family protein, whose translation MLLMLYLIAITAEAMTGALSAGRRGMDWFGVVLIACVTALGGGSVRDVLLGHYPLTWVKHPEYLVLTSLAALLTIFIAPMMRRLRSLFLVLDALGLVAFTLIGCMTALEMGQGMLVASISGVITGVFGGILRDIFCNDIPLVFRRELYASVSFAAAWFYLGCVYFKLPAEQAMLLTLFGGFLVRLLAIRFHWEMPKFHYNDQQ comes from the coding sequence ATGTTGCTGATGCTCTACCTCATCGCCATCACCGCCGAAGCCATGACCGGCGCCTTGTCTGCCGGCCGCCGCGGCATGGACTGGTTCGGCGTGGTGCTGATCGCCTGTGTCACCGCCCTGGGTGGTGGCTCGGTGCGCGACGTACTGCTCGGGCATTACCCATTGACCTGGGTGAAACACCCCGAGTACCTGGTGCTGACCAGCCTGGCTGCGCTGCTGACGATTTTCATCGCCCCGATGATGCGCCGTCTACGCTCGCTTTTCCTGGTGCTAGACGCCCTTGGGCTGGTGGCCTTTACCCTGATTGGCTGCATGACGGCGCTGGAAATGGGGCAGGGCATGCTGGTGGCGTCGATCAGCGGGGTGATTACCGGGGTGTTCGGCGGTATTTTGCGGGACATCTTCTGCAACGACATTCCGTTGGTGTTTCGTCGTGAGCTGTATGCAAGCGTGTCGTTTGCGGCGGCGTGGTTCTACCTGGGGTGCGTGTATTTCAAGTTGCCAGCCGAGCAGGCCATGTTGCTGACCCTGTTTGGTGGGTTTCTGGTGCGGTTGCTGGCCATTCGCTTTCATTGGGAAATGCCCAAGTTCCACTACAACGACCAGCAATGA
- the queG gene encoding tRNA epoxyqueuosine(34) reductase QueG, with protein sequence MPASTPDLAALAQSIKHWGRELGFAHVGIAGVDLGEHEHHLQRWLDAGYQGEMEYLGAHGSKRAHPEQLIPGTVRVVSLRMDYLPGDTQMAQRLAQPEKAYVSRYALGRDYHKLVRKRVQHLADRIQEEIGPFGYRAFVDSAPVLEKALAEKAGLGWIGKNTLLLNRKAGSYFFLAELFVDLPLPVDEAHASEHCGRCEACLDICPTKAFVGPYVLDARRCISYLTIELKGAIPVELRSMMGNRVFGCDDCQIVCPWNRFARPTQEDDFQPRHGLENAELAEMFLWDERTFLRKTEGGPLRRAGYERFLRNLAVGLGNAPSTIPVLEALKARLDDPSELVREHVQWALERHGVA encoded by the coding sequence ATGCCTGCTTCCACACCTGACCTCGCCGCACTGGCCCAATCGATCAAGCATTGGGGCCGAGAACTCGGTTTTGCCCACGTCGGCATCGCCGGGGTGGATCTTGGCGAGCACGAACATCACCTGCAGCGTTGGCTCGATGCCGGCTACCAAGGCGAAATGGAGTACCTGGGCGCACACGGCAGCAAGCGCGCTCATCCCGAGCAGCTGATTCCCGGCACCGTGCGCGTAGTGTCGCTGCGCATGGACTATCTGCCCGGCGACACGCAAATGGCACAGCGTCTGGCCCAGCCGGAAAAGGCCTATGTGTCGCGCTATGCCCTGGGCCGCGACTACCACAAGCTGGTGCGCAAGCGCGTGCAGCACCTTGCCGACCGCATCCAGGAAGAGATCGGGCCGTTCGGCTACCGCGCCTTCGTCGACAGCGCCCCGGTGCTGGAAAAGGCCCTGGCCGAGAAGGCCGGGCTGGGCTGGATCGGTAAGAACACGTTGCTGCTCAACCGCAAGGCCGGCAGCTATTTCTTCCTCGCCGAGCTGTTCGTCGACTTGCCGTTGCCGGTGGACGAGGCGCACGCCAGCGAACACTGCGGGCGCTGCGAGGCGTGCCTGGATATCTGCCCGACCAAGGCCTTTGTCGGGCCTTATGTACTGGATGCGCGGCGCTGCATTTCCTACCTGACCATCGAGCTTAAAGGCGCGATTCCGGTGGAGTTGCGCTCGATGATGGGCAATCGGGTGTTCGGCTGCGATGACTGCCAGATCGTCTGCCCGTGGAACCGCTTCGCACGGCCGACCCAAGAAGATGACTTCCAGCCCCGGCATGGCCTGGAGAATGCCGAGCTGGCAGAGATGTTCCTGTGGGATGAGAGAACCTTCCTGCGCAAGACCGAAGGCGGGCCTTTGCGGCGGGCGGGGTATGAACGCTTTTTGCGCAACCTGGCGGTAGGGCTGGGCAATGCACCTTCGACGATTCCGGTGCTGGAGGCCTTGAAGGCGCGGCTAGACGACCCGTCGGAGCTGGTGCGCGAGCATGTGCAGTGGGCACTGGAACGGCATGGTGTGGCGTAG